The stretch of DNA CTGGCCGCGTGCATTTGCCCAGCCCGGCGCGCAGTAGAAAGGCCCAATCGGTAAACTTTTTCGGCTTCATCTGGCTTCTGTAAGTGCTCCAGCATCTTGCCGGCGTGGTAGTACGTACCCACGTAGTCCGGATGCTCGGCAAGCAGCCTATTATAGTACTCCATGGCCCTTTCTGGCTCCGTTTCGCGGTATTCCGTAGCAATGGCGTAGATGGTAAACGGGTCGTTGGGGTCGTCTTCCAGGAAGGCGAGCAGTT from Hymenobacter taeanensis encodes:
- a CDS encoding tetratricopeptide repeat protein; translated protein: METKPSRLQQLLAFLEDDPNDPFTIYAIATEYRETEPERAMEYYNRLLAEHPDYVGTYYHAGKMLEHLQKPDEAEKVYRLGLSTARRAGQMHAASELQQALNQCLGLDYEDD